From Vigna unguiculata cultivar IT97K-499-35 chromosome 5, ASM411807v1, whole genome shotgun sequence, the proteins below share one genomic window:
- the LOC114183273 gene encoding cytochrome b6-f complex iron-sulfur subunit, chloroplastic, whose amino-acid sequence MASTTLSPTTPSQLCSGKSGIFCPSQALLVKPMKRQMMGKNKGMKISCQATSIPADRVPDMGKRQLMNLLLLGAISLPSAGMLIPYTYFFVPPGSGSSAGGTVAKDAVGNDVIADNWLKTHGPGDRTLTQGLKGDPTYLVVEKDRTLATYAINAVCTHLGCVVPWNTAEKKFICPCHGSQYNDQGRVVRGPAPLSLALAHCDIDDGKVVFVPWVETDFRTGDAPWWA is encoded by the exons ATGGCATCCACCACTCTATCTCCTACAACCCCTTCTCAG CTATGCTCCGGAAAGAGTGGGATTTTCTGTCCCTCACAAGCACTTCTTGTGAAACCAATGAAGAGGCAGATGATGGGGAAGAACAAGGGAATGAAAATTTCTTGCCAGGCCACCAGCATTCCTGCTGATAGAGTCCCTGACATGGGCAAAAGGCAGCTCATGAATCTCCTTCTTCTTGGTGCTATTTCACTCCCTAGTGCTGGAATGCTTATTCCCTACACCTATTTCTTCGTTCCTCCCGg TTCAGGTTCTTCAGCTGGAGGTACTGTTGCCAAGGATGCCGTTGGAAATGATGTAATCGCAGATAATTGGCTCAAGACACATGGACCTGGTGACAGAACTCTTACACAAGGATTGAAG GGAGATCCTACCTATCTTGTGGTGGAGAAAGACAGAACCCTTGCAACATATGCAATTAACGCCGTGTGCACTCATCTGGGATGTGTGGTGCCATGGAATACAGCTGAGAAAAAGTTCATCTGCCCATGTCATGGATCTCAGTACAATGACCAAGGAAGAGTTGTGAGAGGACCTGCTCCCTTG TCTCTGGCATTAGCACATTGTGATATAGATGATGGGAAGGTGGTGTTTGTACCTTGGGTTGAAACAGATTTCAGAACAGGTGATGCTCCATGGTGGGCTTAA
- the LOC114184031 gene encoding putative cyclin-D6-1, which translates to MDFNLENPLGNFHDLPSEALPSLFLIESDHIPPPNYCQTLKASDFDISVRRNVVSLISQLSCTFDPVLPYLAINYLDRFLANQGILQPKPWANKLLAVSCFSLAAKMLKAEYSATDVQVLLNHGDGGVIFETQTVQRMEGIILGALQWRMRSITPFSFIPFFVNLFRLKDPAFRQVLKDRASEIILKSQREIKVLEFKPSVVAASALLYASHELFPFQYPCFLGAISDCSYVNKETVVQCYNVIEDIAREEYESVLNVNSTSDTPVNVLDEHFLSLESEKTNGVIQEQEFKRRKITDYGNKRTVPFSHFHQC; encoded by the exons ATGGATTTTAACCTCGAAAACCCTCTTGGAAACTTCCACGACCTTCCCTCTGAAGCTCTTCCTTCACTCTTCCTCATCGAATCCGACCACATCCCTCCACCCAATTACTGTCAAACTCTCAAAGCCAGCGACTTCGACATCTCTGTTAGGAGAAATGTTGTCTCTTTGATTTCACAG CTCTCCTGCACTTTCGATCCAGTTCTTCCTTACCTTGCCATCAACTACTTGGATCGCTTCCTCGCTAACCAAGGAATATTG CAACCAAAGCCATGGGCAAACAAGCTTCTTGCAGTATCTTGCTTTTCTTTAGCGGCCAAGATGTTGAAAGCAGAGTACTCTGCCACTGATGTCCAG GTTCTTCTGAATCATGGTGATGGAGGTGTCATCTTCGAGACACAAACAGTTCAAAGAATGGAGGGAATTATCTTGGGGGCACTCCAATGGCGAATGCGTTCCATCACCCCGTTCTCTTTCATTCCCTTCTTCGTGAACTTGTTCAGGCTCAAAGACCCGGCATTTAGACAGGTTCTGAAGGATCGAGCATCCGAAATCATACTGAAGTCACAAAGag AGATAAAGGTGTTGGAATTCAAGCCATCTGTAGTTGCTGCGTCAGCCCTTCTGTATGCTTCACATGAGTTGTTTCCCTTTCAATATCCATGCTTCTTAGGAGCAATATCCGACTGTTCATATGTTAACAAA GAAACTGTGGTGCAATGTTATAATGTGATAGAGGACATAGCCAGGGAGGAGTACGAATCTGTGTTGAATGTAAATTCAACTTCAGACACCCCGGTTAATGTGTTAGACGAACATTTTCTAAGCTTGGAAAGTGAAAAAACCAACGGCGTCATACAAGAGCAGGAGTTCAAAAGAAGGAAAATTACCGATTATGGCAACAAACGCACTGTCCCGTTTTCTCATTTTCATCAATGCTGA
- the LOC114184724 gene encoding uncharacterized protein LOC114184724 — MAKAESSKSSVSSFTSEHEENNYYELLDAFNELHKEATKLQKSNSKRKGEIKWLEGRIKQLEEENENLITCLEKLEKSEKHPRSRSKLKKAEIVDESNDDYNSDSEALRLMVKGFSKFIKYKNKATSNSAEIKRSSRKQEKHVPTCYECGKMGHIKPECPVLKLKQKLEEKGETDKHKKKRKAYNSDSSSSSESDGSIEEETNLCLMAGTSSSKSSAGLS; from the exons ATGGCTAAAGCAGAATCATCCAAAAgcagtgtgagtagtttcaCATCTGAACATGAGGAAAATAATTACTATGAATTGCTTGATGCATTTAATGAACTGCATAAGGAAGCTACAAAACTGCAAAAGTCAAATAGCAAGCGTAAAGGAGAGATTAAATGGCTTGAGGGTAGGATAAAACagttagaagaggaaaatgagaatCTAATAACTTGCTtggagaaattagaaaaatctgaaaAGCATCCTAGGTCCAGAT CAAAACTGAAGAAAGCAGAAATTGTAGATGAATCTAATGATGATTACAACTCTGACAGTGAAGCCTTGAGACTAATGGTAAAGGGGttctcaaaatttataaaatacaagaacaaagCTACCAGTAATTCTGCAGAAATTAAAAGATCCTCTAGGaagcaagaaaaacatgttCCAACTTGCTATGAGTGTGGAAAAATGGGACACATCAAACCTGAATGCCCTGTCCTCAAGCTGAAGCAAAAATTAGAAGAGAAAGGTGAGACAGACAAGcacaagaagaaaaggaaagcttACAATAGTGACTCCAGCTCATCTAGTGAATCTGATGGAAGCATTGAGGAAGAGACCAACCTCTGTCTTATGGCTGGAACAAGCTCTTCTAAGAGtagt GCAGGCTTATCATAG